The Diabrotica virgifera virgifera chromosome 10, PGI_DIABVI_V3a genome has a window encoding:
- the LOC126878740 gene encoding uncharacterized protein LOC126878740: MNVPSLTDLSIKKICETTVSASYFIEQSPLPWTLTKIILKKFPLYKWETMISSAKNDPIPSYKGIEFIACSKHIPSHLRNVVLGKSDWGSIFEDEHSSYCVWANGYYLKQHRLNVCKSCFFAFKNAHETLNKFLLVRYDHTHEVYDADDIVECVYQQPYYWCNSCFTQVLFDLKDYESCVNALHEMPRNNRFDDSEPEV, encoded by the coding sequence atgaaTGTTCCATCATTGACCGACCTGTCTATCAAAAAAATCTGTGAAACAACAGTATCAGCATCATATTTCATCGAGCAGTCCCCCTTGCCGTGgacattaacaaaaataatattaaaaaaatttcctttatATAAATGGGAAACGATGATAAGCAGTGCTAAAAATGATCCTATTCCTTCATATAAAGGAATAGAATTTATTGCTTGCTCTAAACACATACCGTCACATTTAAGAAATGTCGTATTAGGAAAGTCAGATTGGGGGAGTATATTTGAAGATGAACACTCCAGTTATTGTGTATGGGCTAATGGATATTATCTTAAGCAGCATCGCCTAAACGTATGTAAATCATGTTTTTTTGCATTCAAAAATGCTCATGAGACCTTAAATAAATTTTTACTGGTGCGTTACGACCATACTCACGAAGTTTATGATGCTGATGATATCGTTGAATGCGTATATCAGCAACCATATTATTGGTGCAATAGTTGCTTTACTCAAGTTTTATTCGATTTAAAAGATTACGAGTCTTGCGTTAATGCATTACATGAAATGCCTAGAAATAACAGGTTTGATGATTCTGAACCAGAAGTCTGA